The Cohnella abietis genome has a segment encoding these proteins:
- a CDS encoding alpha-mannosidase, protein MLFTEKKLEARLQELNDTRYRDAIPLVSFSAVEDEIGATAARPPVGSPTFELKTGETWKGRDRYIWLSRSIEIPSEWAGKTVLGRFDFGETGGGNNDGFESLLYWNGAPYQGVDSNHQEVFLPDEAAGTTGTMDIRLWSGLDGGGKPREMKHTVNRAELCWLDERIDDFYYTGRAVLETIQALGVAHPDRVGLVKALDRAFLKVDWSQPGSEAYRESVYDAREQLLAELNGFEKHHPVTVTTIGHTHIDVAWLWRLKHTREKCARSFSTVLRLMERFPDYVFLQTQPQLYAYIKQDYPEIYEQIRERVSEGRWEIGGGMWLEADCNLTSGESLVRQFLFGTRFMREEFDVESTYLWLPDVFGYSWALPQILQKSGFDTFMTTKISWNQFNRMPHDTFKWRGIDGSEVLTHFITTPDDWEEANSFFYTYNGLVTAKTVKGAWEGYQEKEVNQELLLSYGYGDGGGGVNREMLEMRRRLDTMPGLPNVKPGRADDYFQRLQKTFKETDRYVHTWDGELYLEYHRGTYTSQAYNKRMNRKLELLYRETEWVSALASVLQGNWSEYRQEKLNEGWTIILRNQFHDIIPGSSIKEVYEDSREEYAEALSIVTDAWNEAAAVVGGQKKEGTLTVLNSSPWERNDLLVVTGDKAPAGSVWTDAEGNALLSQQSNGRWIVAASKVPSLGLASIHYQAESSSVAEVEIPFHNEGRVLRTPHYEIEWNEAGQLSRIYDLDNRRNVLAQNSRGNVLQVFEDKPLNFEAWDVDIFYQEKMREISELVSAELVEAGPLAATVEFKWNYAKSVITQKMTVYAGSRRIDFRTHIDWQEHQQLLKVAFPVDVRSTEATYDIQFGNVKRPTHWNTSWDWARFETVGHQWADLSERGYGVSLLNDCKYGYDIKDNVLRLSLLKSAISPDPDADIGEHEFVYALFPHEGDWYAGGTVQEAWSLNNPLTAYEGTPVRDKFSLFRLSASNVMVDAVKKAEDGDYLVLRVHEFAGVRSTVRLGSDFHIVSLQECDLMEKPIGAALPTDAEFELKPYEIKTFIVHLQV, encoded by the coding sequence ATGTTGTTCACAGAAAAGAAGCTGGAAGCGAGGCTTCAAGAATTAAACGATACACGTTATCGCGACGCTATTCCATTGGTAAGCTTCTCCGCCGTTGAAGATGAGATCGGAGCTACGGCAGCCCGGCCTCCTGTAGGATCGCCAACGTTCGAATTAAAAACAGGCGAGACATGGAAAGGCCGCGATCGTTATATTTGGTTATCCCGTAGCATCGAGATTCCTAGCGAATGGGCAGGCAAAACAGTGCTCGGACGTTTCGACTTCGGAGAGACGGGTGGAGGAAACAACGACGGCTTCGAGTCGCTGCTTTACTGGAACGGCGCTCCGTACCAAGGCGTTGATTCCAACCATCAAGAAGTATTCCTTCCGGATGAAGCCGCTGGAACGACTGGCACAATGGACATTCGATTGTGGTCGGGTCTCGATGGTGGCGGTAAGCCGCGCGAAATGAAGCACACGGTGAACCGGGCCGAGCTGTGTTGGCTAGATGAAAGAATCGACGATTTCTATTATACGGGTCGTGCCGTGCTAGAAACGATTCAAGCGCTTGGTGTAGCTCATCCCGACCGCGTGGGTCTCGTTAAAGCGCTCGACCGTGCTTTTCTTAAGGTGGATTGGTCCCAACCGGGTTCGGAAGCTTATCGCGAATCCGTTTATGATGCTCGCGAACAATTGCTGGCGGAACTGAACGGTTTTGAGAAGCATCATCCCGTTACAGTTACGACCATTGGTCATACCCATATCGATGTGGCTTGGCTTTGGAGATTGAAGCATACGCGCGAGAAATGCGCCCGCTCGTTCTCAACGGTCCTTCGCTTGATGGAACGCTTCCCGGACTACGTGTTCTTGCAGACGCAGCCGCAATTGTACGCCTACATTAAACAAGACTACCCGGAGATTTACGAGCAAATCCGGGAGCGCGTGAGCGAAGGGCGTTGGGAAATCGGCGGAGGCATGTGGCTCGAAGCCGATTGCAATCTGACGTCGGGTGAATCGCTGGTCAGACAATTCCTGTTCGGAACCCGGTTCATGCGTGAAGAATTCGACGTGGAAAGCACATATTTGTGGCTACCCGACGTATTCGGATATAGCTGGGCATTGCCGCAAATTTTACAGAAATCCGGCTTCGATACGTTCATGACAACCAAAATCAGCTGGAACCAATTCAACAGAATGCCACACGATACGTTCAAATGGCGGGGAATCGACGGATCGGAAGTGCTTACGCATTTCATCACGACACCGGATGATTGGGAGGAAGCCAACTCCTTCTTCTATACGTACAACGGCTTAGTCACAGCCAAGACGGTAAAAGGAGCTTGGGAAGGCTACCAGGAAAAAGAAGTGAATCAAGAATTGCTCTTATCCTATGGCTACGGAGATGGCGGCGGAGGCGTAAATCGGGAAATGCTCGAAATGCGTCGCCGGCTAGATACAATGCCAGGGTTGCCGAACGTGAAGCCGGGGCGCGCGGATGATTACTTCCAGCGGCTGCAAAAAACTTTCAAAGAAACGGATCGTTACGTTCATACCTGGGACGGTGAGCTGTACCTTGAGTACCATCGGGGAACTTACACGAGTCAGGCTTACAATAAACGGATGAATCGGAAGCTGGAGCTTCTCTATCGAGAGACGGAATGGGTTAGCGCATTGGCAAGCGTACTGCAAGGGAATTGGAGCGAGTATCGCCAAGAGAAGCTGAATGAGGGCTGGACGATTATTTTGCGCAACCAGTTCCACGATATCATTCCGGGTTCCTCGATTAAGGAAGTTTATGAAGACAGTCGCGAGGAGTATGCCGAGGCGTTGTCGATCGTAACGGACGCTTGGAACGAAGCGGCAGCTGTCGTCGGGGGGCAGAAAAAGGAAGGAACGTTGACGGTTCTTAATAGCTCGCCTTGGGAACGCAATGATTTGCTCGTCGTCACGGGAGACAAAGCTCCTGCCGGAAGCGTATGGACGGATGCGGAGGGGAATGCCTTATTATCCCAACAATCCAATGGCCGTTGGATAGTGGCAGCCTCCAAGGTACCTTCGTTAGGACTGGCTTCCATTCACTATCAGGCTGAATCATCTTCTGTTGCCGAGGTAGAGATTCCTTTCCATAACGAAGGACGCGTGCTGAGGACTCCTCATTATGAGATCGAGTGGAACGAAGCTGGACAATTGTCCCGGATTTACGATCTGGACAATCGTCGTAACGTGCTTGCGCAAAATTCCCGTGGCAACGTCCTGCAAGTATTCGAGGACAAGCCGCTTAACTTCGAAGCTTGGGACGTCGATATTTTCTACCAAGAGAAAATGCGGGAAATTTCCGAATTGGTTTCCGCGGAGCTTGTGGAAGCGGGACCTTTGGCTGCGACCGTTGAGTTCAAATGGAATTACGCGAAGTCCGTGATTACGCAGAAAATGACGGTCTACGCCGGAAGCAGACGGATAGATTTCCGCACGCATATTGATTGGCAGGAGCATCAACAGCTTCTGAAAGTTGCTTTCCCTGTAGACGTTCGTTCAACGGAAGCTACTTACGATATTCAGTTCGGGAACGTCAAGCGTCCGACGCATTGGAATACGAGCTGGGATTGGGCACGATTCGAGACTGTCGGGCACCAGTGGGCTGACCTGTCAGAACGTGGTTACGGCGTGAGCCTGCTGAACGATTGCAAATACGGCTATGACATTAAGGATAACGTTCTCCGTCTGTCCTTGTTGAAGTCGGCCATCAGCCCGGACCCGGATGCCGATATTGGAGAGCACGAATTCGTCTATGCGCTCTTCCCGCATGAAGGAGATTGGTATGCAGGCGGCACCGTTCAAGAAGCTTGGTCGCTCAACAATCCATTGACAGCTTATGAAGGAACTCCCGTTAGGGACAAGTTCTCATTGTTCCGCTTATCCGCCTCTAACGTAATGGTGGATGCGGTGAAAAAAGCGGAAGATGGAGATTATCTCGTGCTGCGTGTCCATGAATTCGCCGGTGTTCGCTCGACGGTTCGGTTGGGCAGCGACTTCCACATTGTTTCCTTACAAGAATGTGATCTCATGGAAAAGCCTATCGGAGCTGCTTTACCTACAGATGCCGAGTTCGAGCTTAAGCCTTATGAAATCAAAACCTTTATCGTTCATCTCCAAGTCTAA